cccacacacaaTCATGggggtatgtcaaagggacacagctgaaagagctcccaatggccaaagcaaGACAttctgagcaacaaaataaataaggtagcATTAGATCAtaacacaaagtataaaataaatatctatgggTCCATAAGGATATAAATGActgattaaacaaataaataaatgggagagaatgACCAAATCTACCTTGCAGGTAAATTCTAAAGAATTAACGTAGATAAACACCCTCAACGACGTGGATGGTAACTCCCCATCCCCTAAGTGGAGCTGCAAACGGGGACTTCCAAAGAATACAGTACGAAAAGGGGGAATAAAGAAATAGTAACTGTGtggtggagaaacctgacagactctacctcagccaggtgatgaAGGTTAACATCAACAGTATATAAGCTATGTAGATAGTATATACATTTGATATATGATGAGAAAGGGCacttacctctgtggtcttcctccccaaaacccaagCCCCAGTGTAATTATGAGAAaagcatcagacaaatcccagttgaggggcattctacaaaatatctgacctgTACTCCTCAAGACTatcaaagtcatcaaaaacaaggaaagtcatgggagttccctggtggcctagtggttaggattccaggctttcactgccatggcccggatccaatccctggtaggggaactgagattcccacaagccatgcagcgtggccaaaaaaaaaaaaaaaaaaaaaaaaaaaaacccaaacaaacaaagaaaaaacaaacaaggaaagtctgagaaactggcACAGCCAAGAGGTTCCTAGAGGTTCCTAAGGAgatatgatgactaaatgtaatacGGTATCCCGAATGGGATCCTGGAAGAGGAAAACGGTGTTaggtaaaaacaaaggaaatctggataaagtatggactttagtcaACAAGAATGTATCAATACTGATCCATTAATTGTGACAAACGTACAACACTGATTTAAGGTGTTAATAACAGggtgtggggtatatgggaactctgtagtATCATCACAATATTTCTGTACATCTAAACTATTCTACAATAAGAAGTCTATTAAAATAAAGCCAGTTAGCAAGTGggccaaagacacacacagacattttacagaagagaatacacagatggcaaataagcacatgaaaagatgttcaacatcattaaccattaaggaaatgcaaattaaagcacaatgagatatcactacctACCcatcagaatggttaaaataaaaaatagtgacaccACCAAATACTGGCAAGAGTGCAGAGagactcatacattgctggtgggaatgtaaaatggtacagccactctagaATAGTTTGGTAgtttccaaaaaattaaacatgcaagtatcatatgacccagaactacactcctgggcatttatcccaaagaaaactatgtccacacaaaaacctgtacatgaatgtacatagcagctttattcgtaatagcccaaactggaaacaacccatatgTCCTTCAAGAGGTGAATGGTcgaacaaactgtggtacatccatatcaTAGACTACTACTTAGCAATAGAAAAGAACTACAGATACAGGAAACAACTTGGATGAACGTCAGGAGAgttatgctgagtggaaaaaaaaaaacaaaaaacagtctcTAATGGTTACATACTATACAATACTATTTATACAGCATTCTCAAAAGGACAAAatttagaaatggagaacagattagtggttgccaggggtttagCACGGTGGGAAAGGAGAAGCAGGTGCGGCTGTGAAAGATCAACAGGAGGAATAGTCGTGGTGATGGggctgttctgtatcttgaccaTATCGATGTCAATACCCCGGCAGTGACATCACAGTaaagttttgcaagatgttaccattgagggaaactgggtaaagggtacaggAAAGCTCTGAATTATTTCATAAAACTGAAAACTGCATGTGAatttacaattatctcaaaataaaaactttaatgaaaaaaatacaatatagggaattccctggcagtccagtggttaggactctgcactctcactgctgagggctgggttcaatcccttgtcagggaactaagatcccacaagccacgcggcgtggccaaagaaataaataaataaaaaataaaaaatacaatacagtTGGTACTCCTATCGATGGGTTCCACATTCACGGACTCAACCAACTATGGACTGACagtatttggaaagaaaaaaaattcaggaaagttccaaaaacttgaatttgctgcatacccggcaactatttacatagtatctacattgtatttacaactatttacacagcatttacattgtattaggtattataactagtctagagatgatttaaagtatatgggaggatatgCATAGGTTTTATGCAATACTACAAcattttatatgagggacttgagcatccatggattttggtatccgcggcggggtcctggaaccaatcccacggataccgagggatgactgtactcCTAGTTATTTTGGATTTCagaaaaacaatcatttttaGTATCATTATGTCCCATGCCATATGTGGAACACACTGATACTAAAAGGTGacttgctgtttatctgaaattcaaatgtaactgagagtcctatattttatctggcaatacTGCCCTTGGCATTAGCTTCCCAGGATAaggtatatattgcaaaataaaagaacatttaaaagttGGCTAGAGAAAATGTGCCCTGATCTCAGAAACCCCTAAATCCTCCCTTCTCAGCAGCTGGCATCTCCTCTGCCTCACATTTTATTACAGCAAATGTGCTACTGCCCACTCCTGATGAGAAAAGCCACATAGAGTATAAAACCCTCCTATCTTCACAGAGGAGTAAAAATTATCCAGATAATCCTCCCTGCTCAACTTCAACTCAAAATAGCTATTCCCTCCAAGAAAGattgtgaaaaaataataattaaacagAATAGTCAGGAAGCATTTTCTAGAAGCAATTTGGGGTCTCCAGTATAACAacactgtaaaaaacacaaccaaGAAGTAACAGACATCTGAAAAATATCTCTAACATGAAAAAGATGGagattgaaaagaaaggaaaacgcAACCTTGTAGGAAAtttatttgagaagaaaaaaatcaagaaattgtCATTAATATCCTCAGAGATATAAGATGCTACACCCACAAACAAGAGCAGAATCCCATAGAGAACACAGAGcacaaaaaaaattcctagaaactaaaaatatgatagatgaaacaaaattcaGTGGAGAGTTGGAAGATAAAGGTGAGTAAATCCCCCACAAAGTAcagcaaaaaggcaaaaaatgaaagtgaaaagataagtAAATCAAAGAACCAGTCTAAGAGATCTATAACAGAAACAGCAGGAATTCTAGAAAGATGTAATAGAGATTAGGGTAGCagaggaggaaaataaacaaacaaacaaaacccaagaaaatGTTATGGGATATAGGACTTAAGGGCAGGAGTTTCCAGAACGAAATGTGCCCAGCAAAATggacagaaacagacccacaccaacaCTGTACTGTAGAGGGGACAAAAATATCCTACAAGCTTCCAGGAAGAAAAACTAAGTTTtaaacaaaggatcatgaaaacacattttcaaacatgcaggatggaaaaaaattacttcctaTGCACCCTTTTCCAGGAAGCTACTGGGGAAGAACATGCTCTACCGAAATGAGGGACtaaactgagaaagagaaagacaccgGCTCTGGAAAAAAGGAAGCCAACAGAAGGGATGGAGAGACTCCCCAGGAGGAACAGAAGACACCAGAGGGGAAGTATGCACCAGGGACATACCAGCGCTGCAGTCAGAGGGCTCCAGGAATGCTTCTTCAGGAGCCTCAAATTGATAAACTATGTCTGAGCATCTGAAGAGAAGATTTAGACAAATGATGGAGGGTTTGAGGTCAAATCAGTCATAAGCACATAGGCAAACAAAAGAAGTATGACAAATGATTCATTCCAGAGAAAACAAGGAGttgttcaggaaaagaaaagtaagcaGTTTACTGCATGACTGAGTTCTGGGCAGCATTTGCATAGTATAATAACGTACAACAGAATTACCATGTAAGTGGATTGAGAAATTGGAGGCATGAGAGCTGGATGTGTGtatggaagaggcagagagacctACCTTCATCCTCTGCAATAGAAAATCAGTAGAAATGCCTAAAACTGATAAATCAAAAGGGAGCAATACAActgtgttattaaaaaaatatggagataattttttttaagaactcaACTGAAAGTAGTTACTTTTGTAGAAGGAAAAATGGGAGTGGAACAGAAGAGTGCTCCTTTTCAtagaattgacttttttttaagttttttttttttttttttgatgtggaccatttttatagtctttactgaatttgttacaatattgcttctgtttcatgttttggttttttggccgcaaggcacgtgggatcttagctcccagacccgggatcaaacccacaccccctgcattggaaggtgaagtcttaaccaccggaccgccagggaagtcccagaattgaCTCTTTAAATTGCTAACTTCCATAGAATTATCTGAGTCTTCAAACtcataacttttttaaaaagaaaaaaagatgaaaaactccAGTCCTCAAGTATCCATCccccaaaaaactttttttaacacCAATTTAATCCATattcttcaacttaaaaaaaaatcttcccacctCTAATGGTATTACATTAAGCAACTACAGAACTGTTTTCAAAACCCCATTTTTCAAAGCACTTAAAAGAAttccccaccaacaatgtagaGACCAGCCCATCCTGCTAATACTTCATTGGGACTTAAATTCATCTAAATATTTACATTGGTGTTTATCTTTGGAACAATAGTGGCTTATTATAGAGAACATAGCTGTGTTTAACATGCCAGATCTGGATAACTTTATTCAAGACTTTGACAGAAATTATCCCCAAAGTAATATTAAACTtagacactttttaaaagtccagatgtgaaataccaaaaaaaatttgaattcagTCTAGAGTCAATACTAAGTCAAGAACTGAATCAGATccacaaaaaaatgaatactaTTTTCCATCTTATATTCACTATATTTTCTGGCACAGGTTGCAatttagttttcctttccttGACACTGGCATTTGGAATCATTTTAACATGGTTTATACCTTTAAGTTCTAAGTCTGTACTTATCCTGAATAtcttattataattaaaattataaatccagAAGCAATAGCCCTCCCTTATAGAAAGAATCCAATTAATACATGTAGAAGGAATAAGAGAAACAAAGTCACATTCGAACACCACAGTAGTAACAAGCAAGATCTGCCAGTGGATACAAAAATGAGTAGGCAAAAGATTAAGCAGAAACAGGACATTTGCATAGCTCACATTATCTCTAGCAAACATTAAGTCATTACCAAGGAAAACATAGTAAGTTTACAGCAGAGAATCCTAGCAGACGCCACCTCAGGTAGTGGCTAAGGTTAATAACACCAGAAATACATTACCGCATCAGGTGTCAAGATACACTGTCACAGATCGGAGGACGCTATGatgacatgacaactaaatgcgaggcaggatcctggattggatcctgaaaCAGTGAAAGGACATTAGTGAAAAGACTAGAAAATCTCTACTTTCAAAACTCTCTACTTTAGTTAATAGCATTATATCAAGGCTAATTTCTTAACTTGACAAATGTTCTACAGCTACGTAAGATGTTAATATAAAGGGAAGGTGAGTGAAGAGTATACAGAAACCGCTGTTTCTGCAACTCTTCAGGAggtctaaaattatctcaaaactaaaaaaaaaactgttaaaaaacatacacacacacatatatatgtgtgtgtgtataatgtgtgatttatagattaaaaaatcaaGACTTCAGGGAAACTGGTATCTTGGGCACTCAGTTAAAAAATAGTGTTCTCTCCTGTATTCGTCATTGTCTCACTGGTTTATGTTAACTTAGCTTTAAGGTTCTCCCCcttctaaatattttagtttcaagtacaacttttaaattttcatagaaaAGCCTTTTGTAACATTCCTATAttaggccaaaaataaaaatcctagaatAAAATGTCACCATATCATCTCATAAAATCACTCATACCAACCACCAACCTAAGACCCGGccaatatttttactttacttcttctCATCATATAATATGTttgtattggtttttttttttttttaataaggagagGAGATGGCTGGtggatttattttcttgttaataGGCCTGgcagtcaagaaaaaaaatcacttggatATCTTATTAAGAAACAGCAGTTCTTCCAATAACAGATACTGCATACTGGAACTCACTTCCGATGAAAAAAGTAAGTTATCTACCTAAGTCTCTTCTACATGATAGCACAGAGCTACCCAAGCAAATCCAGCTAAGACCCTTTCAATATCCCTTCCTTAAATCTGGCTCTAAAATGACTGTTATTAGTGATGGTAAACATCTTTTTTATAAAACAGGCAATACTGCCTATGCAGTTTATTCTAGGGAAACAAAGATAAACATCAAATCGACCTTTAAAAGAAGAACACAGTTTCCCACTCTAGCTATGGCTGATTCATTCCCTGAGCATGAATCCTCTTTCACCCTCATTGTTTCTTACTGTAAACTGAGCAGATACACTGAGCTGAAACCTGCTCATAGGGATCCTGAGGGTGAAGCTAATATCTCAGATGCAGAATAGCATTCCCAAACGGTTGTATTTATTAGTTTTGCAGTTATTATTTCTACGTGCTgtggcatttaatttttaatctgtgTTCATCACACTGCTCCATATGGAAGCAGCTGAAGTAAAAAGATAAttaagggggaagaaaggaaattttaaagtgGATCTTCATCCAAATACGATTCAGACAGCAAAAAAGGAAATAGCCCCATTTTCATTCCTATACCCATGCCATTTCCAAATTAACCTTCCAATAGTAACATGAAAAATAGAAGTGGTAAAACTCTAACCTAATGATCTATACAAAAAAGGAGACAATCTACCTCAGGAACTCACTACACAGTGCAATATATTCAAGTGGTGAAAAGATATAAATTCATCCAGAACTGCCATACTATCTGGCTGTCAGTATAGTCTCTTGAGTAATTATATTAAACATATTACTACAAAATGTACCAAGAAGTAGAGAATAACACTCTATTTGTGAACTATAAGTAGCAAAACGAAACAGAGGTCCAAGACGGCTAAAGTCCAAGCTATAATTTACACACAAAGTGTACGGTGAAAGCAGTCACGATGTACAAAAATGTGACAAGTAAtccagatgtttaaaaaaaacagagccCGTTTGTCTCAGACAACATCCAGTCTTATCCGGTAGGTTCTGATAAGCCTGTTACATAAGATGGATTTCCCTCCTGCTGGTAAGAAGCAGCTTGCAGATACCCATAAATTTCTTAAGGGGTGAAGTCTACTTGGCAATACTGATAACTCCATAGCTTCCTATTACATTCATTGgtctgaaaactgaaaacaactcatAACCCAACTGTTCTTCCAAGTCCTTTACcagtttttcaagttttatatCACAGGAAAGTTGGAATGTATTGCTTCTTCCCCTCAACAGGCATTTCAAAAAGAGGGTAATTAACCAGAATCAAGAGTTCTTTGGTCAAGTTAGTAACAGGCTTCCCCTTTGCTCTAAATCCCTTCATAatccttttttttccaatttttccagTATGGCCTGGATTTTACAAACAGCCTCTTTCCGGGCCTGCCGGACAGAGTCCTGGCCCCCAGTTTCAACTGAATCCAGTTCCAAAAGTTCCTTGGTTAGCATTTCTTCCAAAAGCCAGTATgctttgtctgtcttttttcctACGAACTCTTCTACTTCTTGCTCAAGATATTGGACCTTCTCCAGcacatgtatgatttttttaatacttggGGGAGTCCCTTCATCTGAAGATAAACACTCTTCAGGAAGATTATTACTCTGATCTTGATTGCTGGGGTGTTCGTTGGTGGCATTACCATACAGCTGAGGCTCAGCACTATATTGGACTTGGGAATCCAAGAGCTCTGAATTATCATTGTTCACTGTTCCCGAGGACTCGTACTGATGGACACTGCAAGGAAAGTTGTGCCGGTTCACGCCTTGATCTGATTGGCTATAGGGGTATGAGGAATCCTTGGAGTAGGAGAGCAAAGAGGGGAAAAAGCTGTTTTAATGGGGATCCATCAACATCAGATTTGTTAGCCCACATCTTCCACCTGACCAGGAAGGTACATGAAAAGACTCCCCACCAATAAAAGTGGACGGCCCTCCTTAATCATTTGAGAAGAATATAGCCCTAGAAAGATAAGAGGCAGAGAATTCCTGAGTATAAAGGCTGGAATCTACCCTGAGACAGGTCATCATCATGACCACCTCACAATCTGTCCAGTGACTTAATAAATAGGAATTAGATAGTTTCTTCCCCTGAAGAGATAAAACCTGAAGACAAATCTTAAAAAGGAACCTGGCCCCGAGCGAATAATGTTCAAGTGTGTGGTTTAATAAAGCCATGCAATTTCACATTGGTTTTGTCTTCTGTCAGGAGACTGAGGTAATAAAGTCTAATCTTTGATTTTGTCTAACATTCCGATGGTATTACAACTAATTTAGTAAATGAGCATTCTCCTGtcgtttaaaaaaaggaagtgaacCTACAACTGCCCTAAagaataaagtctattttaaataaaaagaaaactgggctAGGGAAAGCTATAGGTAGTAGCCACCAACATTTTGAAGCTAGTCCCCATTTAACACAAAGCAATGCAGAAAAAGTTCCACGTAGACGACAACCTCTAGAAGCCTCCTACCTtgggctgtggggctgggggggaAGGAGGTGGCCGAGGAGAGCCACTGCTTGGCCATGCTGAAGCGCTCTCGCTCACGTAGAGACTCCCAGGTGGCGCTGAGGGGGCAGCTGAAGGCCAGGGGTAACGGGCTCCCATGCCATAAGCACCCGGAGGAGCCCAGGAGTCCTCCTGGGATCGTACAGTTGGTCCTGGCTGTGGAACACTACGGCTACCATCCCCATAAGGATAATGGGGCACGCTCATTCCAGGGTTCTAGATTGAGAGGAAGGAAATACACTGGTCACTGCtaaaaaacacttaaagaagtaatgaaaatattctagtgTAAACAGATTCAGAGAGGCTTCCTCTCGGGTTAACAGGGTATATTTTAGCTGCTATGGGACTAAACTGTAGTATTTCtaatgagttgcaaatattttctccaaaccTAAAAAAGCTTGGTTCCAAAGATATCAGGGGCAGACTTGGTGACCATCAAACTCAGAAAAATAGGGCCTAAGCTTCAGTGGCTGAAGCACAGCATAAGTGTCCCACAGATACTATAAATAAATGGACCCATATGCTGCTATAAGGAAGCACAAATAAAGACATACTAGAACTCTCCTTGAAGtgaacagagaaataaacatgGGATCAttcacagaatatttaaaaatataaacctaaCCTTttgggctttccctggtggcacagtggttaagaatccgcctgccaatgcaggggacacaggttcgagccctggtccaggaagatcccacatgccgcggagcaactaagcccctgtgccacgactacttagcctgcgctctagagcccacgagccacaactactgagcccgcatgccacaactactgaagcccgtgtgcctagagcccgtgcaccgcaacgagaagccaccgcaatgagaagcccacgcaccgcaacgaagagtagaccccgctctcagcaactagagaaaagcctgcacgcagcagcaaaaacccaacgcagccaaaaataaataaataaatatatttatttaaaaaaaaaaaaacaacaacctaaCCTCTTGaagtgaacagaaaaataaacttggtACCAttcattaatatgaaaaaataaaaacacaacagacGAATGCTCACCTGTGAAGCAGGATATCCTGGAACCTGCCCCCTAAGAGGGGCTGCTTCAGTCTGGCAGTCCTGCTGGGGATACATCCAACGAGAGACTGGGGTTGGGCTGTTGCCAGGTGAACGGTAAGTGCTTGGAACCTCTGTGGAGTAACTGGTCTGAGCATACCCGGATGTGTAATAAGCCCCTGGGTATGAGGCAGTATTTGTCCCAGGGCCAGTGGGGTATGGTGGGCCATATGCTCCATTTGTATAAGAATTCAAACTCTGTAAAAAAGCAaagttgggaggaaaaaaaagatgaatgagtaGATGAGCTGAAATGCCCTCACTTCGAAAACTTTGAAAAGAAAGGAGATCAGTAACTAATGAAAATATGAACTACCTAAGCAACCCTTGAGGTATTCTTTCATATATTATAATCACATACATATATTAAACTCAGATTATCACCTTAGAGTCTGTGTCATAACAATGGGTATATTGTGATGAAGGATGAAGTGATGGCCTTTAATGCTTCTCAGCCATTTCCGTAAGTGCACCTAACAATTGCACCTAACGGCAGGGAACTTGTCCCCCCAAACTGAAGAGGGTGTTCCGGGAAACCTGGGAGAATGgcgagagaaagaagaaagtaaccataatacaacagaaagaaaaaaagaccacagAGAAAGACCTAGCCCTGCCATTGGCTTTGTGtttaccctctctgagctttagtttctccagcaggaaaatggaaatcataaacaTATCTTGCAGGGttattgtaaaaattaatgagatgacatatataaaatgcttagtatAGTGTCTGGCAAGTAGTATGCTCAATGATTTGcaatttttataatacaaattGTTGTTAGTACTAATGCGGCAAGGTCAGGAAACGAACCCAGATCTGACTCCAAGCCCATGTGCTTTGTATTGATACTATCCTACTCTGCTTCCCCAAATGATAACAGCAGACAGAGACAAATTCCTCACATATTGCTTACTGCAGTTTTAAATCACCTATCCAGACTATTACTGACACCCAGAATCCTCAGTTTAGTAATCCAAACAAGATTAAAGCTAAACTCTAAACCATTACCTTAACGTTTTCTATTAATTTCTACTTTAccttgttaaaatggtaaaaacagaATCAGGTTTTCCTGGACTCATCCTTCTAAAACTAGACAATCTTTCCCATTTTAGgtagaagaataagaaaagaatcttgtgatattaactagacttatcatggtgatcatttcacagtgtatacaaatatcgaatcattacgctgtacatctgaaactaacgttatatgtcaattatacctcaattaaaaaaaaaaagaatcctgataTCTTCTACAGTTGTTAatgactgaagaaaatgaaatttaaatttgattCCAGACCTACCACAACAAAAAGAGGGATAGATTGAAGTGGGAAGGAGGGCAGAATTCTGTGGAAAATAAATTCTTAGCCACAGTTTTATGGCAAGAGGATAAAAGACAGGCTACTATCACCACACGGCCAAAGAATTCCGTGCAGGGACAGGGGTGAGGGAAAATCCAGCCAGGCATTCCCTGAGCGGCCACTGTGAGGCTAATCAAGTCTTCTGCCTACAGGCTGCTGTGCCTAACAATGCATAACAATCCCTTATGCAACATATACAGCTAAAgacttgattaaaaataaatcatgtgaCTTTTTGTACTGTTATTCAAATTCTAGAAATCCTTCCTAAGGAAATTATTCAACTAGAGAAAAAATTATAGGCATGAATTTGTTCATCACAGCATGATTCACCATCACGCAGAATTGTAAACAACCTAACCGTCCTGTACTGATGGAATGATTAAGTAGACTACGGGCTATTCACTGAGGAAATTTTATTCTGTCTTAAAAACTCactgttagggacttccctggtggcgcagtgattaagaatctgcctgccaatgcaggggacacgggtttgagccctggtccaggaagatcccacatgccacggagcaactaagcccatgcaccacaactacagggcctgcactctagagcccgcgagccacaactactgagcccttgtgccacaactactgaagtccgcgcgcctagagcctgtgctccgcaacaagagaagcccacgcatcttaacgaagagtagcccgcacttgccacaactagagaaagcccgcacacagcaacgaagacccaacgcagccaaaaaaataaataataaaataaattaattaatttttaaaaactcactgttAGAACTGACCAGACATctaatgatattaaagaattatttgggttttttttcctttaagttttaaTAATGGCACTGCGGTAATGTCTTTAAAACTTCCTTATATCTTAAAGATACAAGCTTAAGTATTTACAAGAGACATAACATGATatctggaatttgcttcaaaatactcTAAGGATATATAAATGAAACATGATGGCCATGTATTGATACTTGTTGAAGTTGAGTAATGGGTACATGGGAGATTGTTGCACTATTCTCGTTACTTTGgattatgtttgaaaatttccttactattaaaaaaaagttcctgtTATTTCACCCTATAACATGTAAAGTACATACGATAAATGAAAAGTCATATTAAAAGGCATATGTAAAATGAGTTGTCATATTAAAAGGCATATGTAAAGCTGTGTAAATATGATAGGGAAAAGGCTGAAAACAAATTTACCAAAATATGGATATATTAGGATGACAGAGTTagtgtcttttctcccttttatttcccaaatgtttagtaataaagttgtattttatagtaaaaaaaaaatatgctattaaaaatgtcatgacgggttcgatccctggtcggggaactaagatccagcatgcagtgcggtgcagccaaaaaaaaaaaaaaaaaaaaaagttatgaaatcCCAAGTATGTCTAGAAACTGGTGGGCTGCTTGGACCATAGCTACTTCCATCTATGTCCAAGTAGACTATTTTCATGAAGGGAAACTTGTATATAAGGATAGCAAGCTGTGATCTGAAACTTGTCAGCTGACACGGCAACAGAAAATCTGA
This sequence is a window from Physeter macrocephalus isolate SW-GA chromosome 20, ASM283717v5, whole genome shotgun sequence. Protein-coding genes within it:
- the BAG4 gene encoding BAG family molecular chaperone regulator 4 isoform X1, with protein sequence MQGQSLNSYTNGAYGPPYPTGPGTNTASYPGAYYTSGYAQTSYSTEVPSTYRSPGNSPTPVSRWMYPQQDCQTEAAPLRGQVPGYPASQNPGMSVPHYPYGDGSRSVPQPGPTVRSQEDSWAPPGAYGMGARYPWPSAAPSAPPGSLYVSESASAWPSSGSPRPPPSPPAPQPKDSSYPYSQSDQGVNRHNFPCSVHQYESSGTVNNDNSELLDSQVQYSAEPQLYGNATNEHPSNQDQSNNLPEECLSSDEGTPPSIKKIIHVLEKVQYLEQEVEEFVGKKTDKAYWLLEEMLTKELLELDSVETGGQDSVRQARKEAVCKIQAILEKLEKKGL
- the BAG4 gene encoding BAG family molecular chaperone regulator 4 isoform X2, producing MYPQQDCQTEAAPLRGQVPGYPASQNPGMSVPHYPYGDGSRSVPQPGPTVRSQEDSWAPPGAYGMGARYPWPSAAPSAPPGSLYVSESASAWPSSGSPRPPPSPPAPQPKDSSYPYSQSDQGVNRHNFPCSVHQYESSGTVNNDNSELLDSQVQYSAEPQLYGNATNEHPSNQDQSNNLPEECLSSDEGTPPSIKKIIHVLEKVQYLEQEVEEFVGKKTDKAYWLLEEMLTKELLELDSVETGGQDSVRQARKEAVCKIQAILEKLEKKGL